A single Blastopirellula retiformator DNA region contains:
- the rpsT gene encoding 30S ribosomal protein S20, whose product MPNTKSAKKRLRQNEVRRARNRAIKSVLRHQIRKVRTAIAAGDAATMDAELKAAVKRLDKTAAAGVIHANAAARVKSRLNAAVKAAKTAKA is encoded by the coding sequence ATGCCCAATACCAAGAGCGCCAAGAAACGCCTCCGTCAAAACGAAGTTCGTCGTGCCCGCAATCGCGCCATCAAGTCGGTGCTGCGTCACCAGATTCGTAAGGTCCGCACTGCGATCGCCGCTGGCGACGCCGCCACGATGGACGCCGAACTGAAGGCCGCCGTGAAGCGTCTCGACAAGACGGCCGCCGCCGGCGTCATCCACGCCAACGCCGCCGCTCGCGTGAAGTCGCGTCTGAACGCCGCCGTCAAGGCTGCCAAGACCGCCAAGGCGTAG
- the mtnC gene encoding acireductone synthase: protein MIEFYGRGLLLDIEGTTASVAFVYDVMFPFVRRELDAYLESAWGTPELELVLRYIAQDAGSDSFAEWTQDDATEEAKRQRVSAEMTRLMDDDVKATGLKQLQGLIWKAGFDSGELVAAVFDDVPDALERWNAAGKDVRIYSSGSVAAQKMFFEHTNHGNLLPMFQGHYDTTTGPKKEAQSYRTIAGDFDFEPSQILFLSDVVAELDAAREAGMRTGLCYRPGNAPVENANGHTAIESFDQISIG, encoded by the coding sequence TTGATCGAATTTTACGGCCGCGGTCTGCTGCTCGACATCGAGGGGACGACTGCCAGCGTCGCTTTCGTTTACGACGTGATGTTTCCGTTTGTCCGCCGCGAGCTGGACGCATATCTCGAGTCGGCGTGGGGTACGCCTGAGCTCGAATTGGTCCTGCGCTATATCGCCCAGGACGCCGGGTCCGACTCGTTTGCCGAGTGGACGCAGGACGACGCCACCGAAGAGGCGAAGCGGCAGCGAGTCAGCGCCGAGATGACGCGGCTGATGGACGACGACGTCAAAGCGACTGGACTAAAACAGCTGCAAGGCTTGATCTGGAAAGCAGGCTTTGACTCCGGCGAACTGGTCGCGGCCGTCTTTGACGACGTGCCGGACGCCCTAGAGCGCTGGAACGCCGCCGGCAAGGACGTGCGAATTTATTCTTCCGGCAGCGTCGCCGCACAGAAGATGTTCTTCGAGCACACCAATCACGGCAATCTGTTGCCGATGTTTCAGGGGCACTACGACACAACGACCGGGCCCAAGAAAGAGGCGCAGAGCTATCGCACCATCGCTGGCGACTTCGACTTTGAGCCGAGCCAGATCTTGTTCCTAAGCGACGTCGTGGCCGAACTGGACGCCGCGCGCGAAGCCGGAATGCGAACCGGTTTGTGCTATCGCCCTGGGAACGCGCCGGTCGAAAACGCCAATGGACATACCGCCATCGAATCGTTCGACCAGATATCCATCGGCTAG
- a CDS encoding SDR family NAD(P)-dependent oxidoreductase → MTLASLLELSSRTALVTGGSKGIGKAIARGLAEAGADVCITARHADELEAATREIGAGLDVRVAWRVCDMADRAEVDAMADWVLGEFGKVDILFNNAGTNQPQTLVETTDESWDRVLEINFTSCMRLARKLTPGMIERGWGRIIHLSSVMAVASNSGRGNYSGTKAALSAMSRAHALELGPHGITVNCLAPGPIATELPMSLLNDEQKKRFSERTAVKRWGETQDLVGPALLLASDAGAYITGTTLLVEGGMLCRTFD, encoded by the coding sequence ATGACGCTCGCGTCCCTGCTCGAACTCTCTAGCCGCACGGCGCTGGTCACCGGCGGCAGCAAAGGTATCGGCAAGGCGATTGCCCGCGGACTGGCCGAGGCTGGCGCCGACGTTTGCATCACGGCGCGACACGCGGACGAACTGGAAGCGGCGACGCGCGAGATTGGCGCAGGACTTGACGTGCGGGTCGCCTGGCGAGTGTGCGACATGGCGGACCGGGCCGAAGTCGACGCGATGGCCGACTGGGTGTTGGGAGAGTTTGGTAAGGTCGACATCCTGTTCAACAACGCTGGCACCAACCAGCCGCAGACGTTGGTCGAGACGACCGACGAAAGTTGGGACCGCGTGCTGGAGATCAACTTCACCAGCTGCATGCGACTGGCCCGCAAATTGACTCCGGGGATGATCGAGCGGGGCTGGGGACGGATCATCCATCTCTCTAGCGTGATGGCGGTTGCGTCTAATTCGGGACGGGGAAACTACTCCGGCACAAAAGCGGCGCTCAGCGCGATGTCTCGAGCGCACGCCCTGGAGTTGGGGCCACATGGGATCACCGTCAACTGCCTGGCGCCGGGACCGATTGCGACCGAGCTGCCGATGAGCCTGCTCAATGATGAACAAAAAAAGCGTTTCTCGGAACGAACGGCGGTCAAACGCTGGGGAGAGACGCAAGACCTGGTGGGGCCGGCGCTATTGCTGGCCTCCGACGCCGGCGCTTACATTACCGGCACGACCCTCTTGGTCGAAGGGGGAATGCTTTGCCGGACGTTTGATTAA
- the miaE gene encoding tRNA-(ms[2]io[6]A)-hydroxylase, which yields MLHLQSPSSDRWFSQVSDHLDLLLIDHAHCEKKAAGVAMNMIFAYVENEDLCRAMTEIVNEELEHFHMVLALLHEREIPFRRLKPSNYGEQLHALIRKNEPERAVDRLLVAGLIEARSCERFGMLRERLEDKTLASFYDELFESEARHHSAYVRLAKHYADDKTVMDRLDELAAAEAAIIATGDENPRMHS from the coding sequence GTGCTTCATCTTCAATCGCCCAGTTCCGACCGGTGGTTTTCCCAGGTCAGCGATCATCTTGACCTGCTGCTGATCGACCACGCCCATTGCGAAAAAAAGGCGGCCGGCGTCGCCATGAACATGATCTTCGCCTATGTCGAAAACGAAGATCTCTGCCGCGCGATGACCGAAATCGTCAATGAAGAGTTGGAGCACTTTCACATGGTGCTCGCGCTGCTCCACGAGCGGGAAATCCCCTTCCGTCGACTGAAACCGAGCAACTACGGCGAACAGTTGCACGCACTGATCCGCAAGAATGAGCCCGAACGAGCGGTCGACCGCCTCTTAGTGGCGGGGCTGATTGAAGCCCGCAGCTGCGAACGGTTTGGCATGCTCCGCGAGCGGCTGGAGGACAAAACGCTGGCCAGCTTCTATGACGAGTTGTTTGAGTCGGAGGCCCGGCATCATTCGGCGTACGTCCGTCTGGCCAAGCATTACGCCGACGACAAGACGGTGATGGACCGGCTGGACGAACTGGCGGCGGCAGAAGCGGCGATTATCGCGACCGGAGACGAGAATCCCCGGATGCACAGCTAG
- the rnr gene encoding ribonuclease R: MELEQLEQTLLAHIQKSTYQPVKPKVIAKQLNLAEEDLKTLKRAIKRLLKKGHIVYGASHLIIRAGADKAKTSKTIVGRFHRTAKGFGFLRPLGTPKSAEKTADIYVPAKRTADAATGDTVRIRLFKTRGSTGESKICGEVIEIVERETHRFVGTYGESHGYALVQVDGNVFSEPILVGDPGVKGARIDDKVVIEIVRFPSHFHEGEGVIVEVLGARGAPGVDLLSVMREYDLPQEFPEAALEVAREMADKFDESIGEGRRDITAETIITIDPIDARDFDDAISLTRLDNGHWVLSVHIADVAHFVPEGSALDVEARNRATSIYLPDMVIPMLPEIISNNLASLQPDKVRYAKTAKIEFTPDGARVHTEVFKSAIKSKRRFTYEEVDDYLEDREAWKEKLTPQVHKLLADMHELAMMLRERRFQRGSIELIMPELKLDLDKDGQVTGAHVEKNTESHQIIEEFMLAANEAVAEKLHDKELFFLRRVHDSPEVNKLEALTEFVRDVGIECDSLHSRFEIIRVLEKVRDLPEQAAVNYATLRSMKKAIYSPEEIGHYALASECYCHFTSPIRRYPDLTIHRMYNELDEGKKPVQDYDAMMAEGEHCSEREQRAASAERDLVKIKLLNHLSQKIGMEMEAVITGVESFGLFVQGLELPADGLININSLQDDYYKYDRTTHSLVGHRSGNAYRLGDKLKVAIARVDLEKRELDFRLIELEEHAADHQRRSPTSGRTASDDFSYQRGKPAKHPQGGKSHGGKGKPKKRKR; encoded by the coding sequence ATGGAACTGGAACAGCTGGAGCAAACGCTCCTAGCCCACATTCAAAAGTCGACTTACCAACCGGTAAAACCGAAAGTCATCGCCAAACAGCTCAATCTGGCGGAAGAAGACCTCAAAACGCTCAAGCGTGCCATCAAGCGACTTCTCAAAAAAGGGCACATCGTCTACGGCGCAAGCCATCTGATCATACGAGCCGGCGCTGACAAAGCCAAAACGTCGAAAACGATCGTCGGCCGCTTTCATCGAACCGCCAAAGGGTTCGGATTCTTGCGTCCCTTAGGAACGCCCAAGTCGGCCGAAAAGACCGCCGACATTTACGTTCCCGCCAAACGAACCGCCGACGCCGCCACCGGCGATACCGTCCGGATTCGGCTCTTTAAGACCCGCGGGTCAACCGGCGAGTCGAAGATCTGCGGTGAAGTGATTGAGATCGTCGAACGCGAAACGCATCGCTTTGTCGGCACCTATGGCGAATCGCACGGTTACGCCCTGGTCCAAGTCGACGGCAACGTCTTTTCCGAACCAATCCTGGTCGGCGACCCCGGCGTCAAAGGCGCCCGGATTGACGACAAGGTGGTGATCGAGATCGTCCGCTTCCCGTCGCACTTTCATGAAGGCGAAGGGGTGATCGTCGAAGTGCTCGGCGCTCGCGGGGCGCCCGGCGTCGACCTGCTGTCGGTGATGCGGGAGTACGACCTGCCGCAGGAGTTTCCGGAAGCGGCTTTAGAGGTCGCCCGCGAGATGGCCGACAAGTTTGACGAGTCGATCGGCGAAGGTCGCCGCGACATCACGGCCGAGACGATCATCACGATCGACCCGATTGACGCCCGCGACTTTGACGATGCGATCAGCCTGACGCGGCTCGACAACGGCCACTGGGTGCTGAGCGTCCACATCGCCGACGTGGCTCACTTTGTGCCGGAAGGCTCGGCGCTGGACGTCGAAGCCCGCAACCGCGCAACCAGCATCTATTTGCCTGATATGGTAATTCCGATGCTGCCGGAGATCATCTCGAACAACCTGGCCAGTTTGCAGCCCGACAAGGTGCGCTACGCCAAGACGGCCAAGATCGAGTTCACCCCCGACGGCGCCCGGGTACATACCGAGGTCTTCAAGAGTGCGATCAAAAGCAAACGCCGCTTCACCTACGAAGAAGTGGACGATTACCTGGAAGATCGCGAGGCCTGGAAAGAGAAGCTGACGCCGCAGGTCCACAAGCTGTTGGCCGACATGCACGAGTTGGCAATGATGCTCCGCGAGCGTCGTTTCCAGCGGGGCTCGATCGAACTGATCATGCCTGAGTTGAAGCTCGACCTCGACAAAGATGGCCAGGTCACCGGCGCCCATGTCGAGAAGAACACCGAGAGCCATCAAATCATCGAGGAGTTCATGCTCGCCGCCAACGAGGCGGTCGCCGAAAAGCTGCATGACAAAGAACTCTTCTTCCTGCGGCGGGTCCACGACTCGCCCGAGGTAAACAAGCTGGAAGCGCTGACCGAATTCGTCCGCGACGTCGGCATCGAATGCGACAGCCTGCATAGCCGGTTCGAGATCATCCGCGTGCTCGAAAAGGTTCGCGATCTGCCCGAGCAAGCGGCGGTCAACTACGCCACGCTGCGGAGCATGAAAAAGGCGATTTACAGTCCCGAAGAAATCGGCCACTACGCTTTGGCGAGCGAGTGCTACTGCCACTTCACGTCGCCGATCCGCCGTTACCCCGACCTGACGATCCATCGAATGTACAACGAACTGGACGAAGGCAAAAAGCCGGTCCAGGACTACGACGCGATGATGGCCGAGGGAGAGCATTGCTCGGAACGGGAACAGCGGGCCGCCAGCGCCGAGCGCGACCTGGTGAAGATCAAACTGCTCAACCATCTCAGCCAGAAGATCGGCATGGAGATGGAAGCGGTCATCACCGGCGTCGAATCGTTCGGCCTGTTCGTGCAAGGGTTGGAGTTGCCGGCGGACGGGCTGATCAACATCAACTCGCTGCAGGATGACTATTACAAATACGACCGGACCACCCACTCGCTGGTCGGTCATCGCAGCGGCAACGCCTATCGACTTGGCGACAAACTGAAAGTGGCGATCGCTCGGGTCGATCTCGAAAAGCGGGAACTTGATTTCCGCCTGATCGAACTCGAAGAGCACGCGGCCGATCACCAGCGCCGCTCGCCGACTTCGGGGCGAACGGCCAGCGACGATTTCTCGTACCAGCGCGGCAAGCCTGCCAAGCATCCGCAGGGCGGCAAATCGCACGGCGGTAAAGGGAAGCCGAAGAAGCGGAAGCGATAG
- a CDS encoding GspE/PulE family protein, which yields MNESAVSRGPAAPDFAKVDLNSVEPDVAVKLLIHQAAEMQASDLFILAGEGTVQVAVRQWGRMKVIRDVPADQGRSWISYLKAMSSMDIAERRRPQDGRWIFSDQGKKLDLRLSLLPTLYGEDLTVRLLDRNSSLLSVEQLGLNRHDRQGIMSMIQANSGLILVTGPTGTGKTTTLYACLQFLNDGKRKINTLEDPVEFSLSGIRQSQVAPKIGLDFSELLRSVIRQQPDVIMIGEIRDAETASTAVRAANSGHLVFATLHAPVAAAAVQSMLSLDVNPHFLASGLRGVLSQRLVRVLDPKTRIPYELGPGGAAATFGDIQEMLEPGEGEVFYGPDPTAANEGYVGRTAIFELMEVTGDIRRAISSRLPAQELEAIAVRHGMLDFRRAALMKVAQGVTSMEEVFKNVPTEYLGLEDQ from the coding sequence ATGAATGAAAGCGCCGTAAGCCGTGGTCCCGCTGCCCCCGACTTTGCCAAAGTCGACCTGAATAGCGTCGAGCCCGATGTCGCCGTCAAGCTGCTGATTCACCAAGCCGCCGAGATGCAGGCCAGCGACTTGTTTATCTTGGCAGGCGAAGGTACCGTCCAAGTGGCGGTCCGGCAGTGGGGACGGATGAAAGTCATTCGCGACGTCCCAGCCGATCAGGGACGTTCTTGGATTAGTTACCTGAAGGCGATGAGCTCGATGGACATCGCCGAACGGCGTCGTCCGCAAGATGGTCGCTGGATCTTCAGTGATCAAGGCAAAAAGCTCGATCTACGTTTGAGTCTGTTGCCGACGCTGTATGGCGAGGACTTGACGGTCCGCTTGCTCGATCGGAACTCCAGCTTGCTCTCGGTCGAACAACTGGGACTGAACCGGCACGATCGGCAAGGAATCATGTCGATGATTCAGGCCAACTCCGGCTTGATCCTGGTGACCGGTCCGACCGGAACCGGCAAGACGACGACGCTGTACGCTTGCTTGCAGTTTCTGAACGACGGCAAACGCAAAATCAACACGCTGGAAGATCCGGTCGAGTTTTCGCTCTCGGGGATTCGCCAGTCGCAGGTCGCCCCGAAAATCGGACTCGACTTTTCGGAGCTATTGCGAAGCGTGATTCGTCAGCAGCCTGACGTGATCATGATCGGTGAGATCCGTGATGCGGAGACCGCCTCCACCGCCGTTCGCGCGGCCAATAGCGGTCACCTGGTTTTCGCCACGCTGCATGCGCCGGTTGCCGCGGCCGCGGTGCAAAGCATGTTGTCGCTCGATGTGAATCCGCACTTCCTGGCCAGTGGGCTTCGCGGCGTCTTGTCGCAGCGATTGGTCCGGGTTCTGGATCCCAAGACCCGCATTCCGTACGAACTGGGGCCTGGCGGCGCTGCGGCGACCTTTGGCGACATTCAAGAGATGCTTGAGCCGGGCGAAGGGGAAGTCTTCTACGGCCCCGACCCGACGGCGGCGAACGAAGGTTACGTCGGCCGCACCGCAATCTTCGAGCTGATGGAAGTCACCGGCGATATCCGCCGCGCGATTTCCAGTCGCTTGCCGGCGCAAGAGCTGGAAGCGATCGCCGTACGCCACGGCATGCTCGACTTCCGCCGCGCCGCGCTCATGAAGGTCGCCCAAGGGGTGACCAGCATGGAAGAGGTGTTCAAAAATGTCCCGACCGAATATCTCGGTCTGGAAGACCAGTAG
- a CDS encoding DUF1592 domain-containing protein — MASVGMFAVFAAAGFSLAAKPDGAAIYKKMCADCHGERGEGVSGAAENALHGTKSIEQIALAIEETMPEDDPDACAGEDAKAVAAFIHGEFYAPHARETSESRIELAHLTVDQYNNTVADLIASFRWTPSPKKERGLKTEIFTSRNFRDRAIERVDGKIDYDFGAGLPYDPKSLPEKKDEKKKDDKDKTDSNEQFSIRWQGMVLAEDTGDYEFILTTQLGAKLYVNDDRKPLIDEWTASRGEPKEHKQTIRLLGGRPYRIKLEVYKFKDDAASVKLEWKPPRKARDLLTARNLSPEFAPELFISTAPFPADDSVSGYVRGVSMSKAWDEATTAGALEVAGYVVDHLDELAKTKDTAADRRQKVRDFCDKFVERAFRRPLSEEDKKFFIHEQFNDDMALETSVKRCVLLALKSPRFLYTNLEQSPPDNYDVVSRLSYALWDTMPSEHLFRAAKENWIGRPEQIQSEAEKMLKDPRAKAKLRGFFHHWLQLDEKEGIVKDSGVFPEFSDSLASDMRTSLDLFVEDVVWSDNSDYRQLLLGDRLYVNERLAKMYEIPFEGGDSFQQVSFQPEHRAGVVTHPYMLSMLAYNEFSSPIHRGVFITRRLLGRSLAAPPQATEFKDGDFHKDMTMREKVSVLTEPAACQGCHKIINPLGFTLEHFDAIGRYRETEGKRKVDATTDFATAEGDTVKLEGARDLAKHIVESRSAHGAFVDQLFHHCVKHPINAFGPNVGDDLVTSFEKSNYNIRKLLTSIALVAALHQPNEGSAEHVASN; from the coding sequence ATGGCGTCGGTTGGAATGTTTGCGGTCTTTGCGGCCGCCGGTTTCTCGTTGGCGGCCAAACCGGACGGGGCCGCGATCTACAAGAAGATGTGCGCCGACTGCCACGGCGAGCGGGGCGAAGGCGTCTCTGGCGCCGCCGAGAACGCGCTGCACGGGACCAAGTCGATTGAGCAAATCGCGCTCGCCATCGAAGAGACGATGCCGGAAGACGATCCGGATGCGTGTGCCGGCGAAGACGCCAAGGCGGTCGCCGCATTCATTCATGGCGAGTTTTACGCGCCGCACGCCCGCGAAACCTCGGAATCGCGGATCGAACTGGCGCACCTGACCGTCGACCAATACAACAACACGGTGGCCGACCTGATCGCCAGCTTTCGTTGGACGCCGAGTCCAAAAAAAGAACGCGGGCTGAAGACCGAGATCTTTACGAGTCGCAACTTCCGCGATCGGGCGATCGAGCGGGTCGACGGCAAGATCGACTACGATTTTGGCGCTGGCTTGCCATACGACCCCAAGAGCCTGCCGGAAAAAAAGGACGAGAAGAAGAAAGACGATAAGGATAAGACCGATTCGAACGAACAGTTTTCGATTCGTTGGCAGGGGATGGTCTTGGCCGAGGATACCGGCGACTACGAGTTCATTTTGACGACCCAGTTGGGCGCCAAGCTGTATGTCAACGACGACCGCAAGCCGCTGATCGACGAGTGGACCGCGTCGCGCGGCGAGCCGAAAGAGCACAAGCAGACGATTCGCTTGTTGGGGGGCCGCCCGTACCGGATCAAGCTGGAAGTTTACAAGTTTAAAGATGACGCCGCTTCGGTGAAGCTGGAGTGGAAGCCGCCGCGGAAAGCCCGCGACCTGCTGACCGCTCGCAACCTATCGCCCGAGTTCGCGCCGGAGCTGTTCATTTCGACCGCGCCGTTCCCGGCCGACGATTCGGTCTCGGGCTACGTGCGGGGCGTTTCGATGTCGAAGGCCTGGGACGAGGCGACCACTGCAGGCGCCTTGGAAGTTGCCGGCTACGTCGTGGATCACTTGGACGAACTGGCCAAGACGAAGGACACCGCCGCCGATCGCCGGCAGAAGGTGCGCGACTTCTGCGACAAGTTTGTGGAGCGAGCGTTCCGTCGGCCGCTGAGTGAAGAGGACAAGAAGTTCTTCATCCACGAACAGTTTAATGACGACATGGCGTTGGAGACCTCGGTCAAGCGGTGCGTCTTGCTCGCGCTAAAATCGCCGCGGTTCCTGTATACGAACCTCGAACAATCGCCGCCTGACAACTACGACGTCGTGTCGCGACTGTCGTACGCTTTGTGGGACACGATGCCAAGCGAGCATTTGTTCCGAGCGGCCAAGGAGAACTGGATTGGTCGGCCTGAGCAGATCCAGAGCGAAGCCGAAAAGATGCTGAAAGACCCGCGGGCGAAAGCGAAGCTCCGCGGCTTCTTCCACCACTGGCTGCAGTTGGATGAAAAGGAAGGGATCGTCAAAGATAGCGGCGTCTTCCCCGAGTTCAGCGACAGTCTGGCGTCGGACATGCGAACGTCGCTCGATTTGTTCGTCGAAGACGTCGTCTGGAGCGACAATTCCGACTACCGGCAGTTGCTGCTGGGAGATCGTTTGTACGTCAACGAGCGGTTGGCCAAGATGTACGAGATCCCGTTCGAGGGAGGCGACTCGTTCCAACAGGTTTCGTTCCAGCCGGAACACCGGGCCGGCGTTGTGACGCATCCTTACATGTTGTCGATGCTCGCCTACAACGAGTTTTCGTCACCGATCCATCGCGGCGTCTTTATCACGCGGCGATTGCTGGGACGTTCGCTGGCGGCGCCGCCGCAGGCGACCGAGTTTAAGGATGGCGACTTTCACAAAGATATGACGATGCGTGAGAAGGTTTCGGTGTTGACCGAGCCGGCCGCGTGCCAAGGTTGCCACAAGATCATTAACCCGCTCGGTTTCACGCTGGAGCATTTCGATGCGATCGGCCGCTACCGCGAGACCGAAGGAAAGCGAAAGGTCGACGCGACGACCGATTTCGCCACGGCCGAAGGGGACACCGTCAAGCTGGAAGGCGCCCGGGACTTGGCGAAACATATCGTCGAAAGTCGCTCGGCGCATGGCGCCTTTGTCGACCAGTTGTTCCATCACTGCGTCAAACATCCGATCAACGCGTTCGGGCCGAACGTGGGTGACGATTTGGTCACCTCGTTTGAGAAGTCGAACTACAATATCCGCAAATTGCTGACGTCGATCGCACTGGTCGCCGCTTTGCATCAACCTAATGAAGGGAGCGCTGAACATGTCGCGTCTAACTAG
- a CDS encoding STAS domain-containing protein: MELHVVSHDENIVQVAVSGRVTQDGSMRETEPLSALIGIDAYQRTVLLNMQEADIIDSSGVGWLLTCHKQFEEAGGKLILFNMPPIVANVFKLMRLDNFFHIVANGEVAMQLAKGEHHE; the protein is encoded by the coding sequence ATGGAATTGCATGTCGTTTCCCACGACGAGAATATTGTCCAGGTCGCCGTTTCGGGACGCGTAACCCAAGATGGTTCGATGCGCGAGACCGAACCGCTCTCGGCGTTGATCGGCATCGACGCCTATCAGCGAACGGTCCTGCTGAACATGCAGGAAGCCGACATCATCGATTCGAGCGGAGTCGGTTGGCTGTTGACCTGTCACAAACAATTTGAAGAAGCGGGCGGCAAGTTGATCTTGTTTAATATGCCGCCGATCGTCGCGAACGTTTTCAAGTTGATGCGGCTCGACAACTTCTTCCACATTGTCGCCAACGGTGAAGTCGCCATGCAATTGGCGAAAGGAGAGCATCATGAATGA
- a CDS encoding 1,2-dihydroxy-3-keto-5-methylthiopentene dioxygenase, with protein sequence MASITIHDENRRITDPQEIRQYLEPYGIWYEKWEVEGRIGAEATNEDILTAYAPEIERLKNQGGYVTADVINVNPETPNLDALLAKFDKEHTHSEDEVRFTVKGQGVFHINPPEGPVFSVLVESGDLINVPANMKHWFTLCDEKTIRCIRLFEDPSGWTPHYMDAGVHEKYSPLCWGPDYIPKADDLDPVVKP encoded by the coding sequence ATGGCGAGCATTACCATTCACGACGAGAATCGTCGCATCACCGATCCGCAAGAGATCCGCCAATACCTCGAGCCGTACGGCATCTGGTACGAAAAGTGGGAGGTCGAAGGCCGCATCGGCGCCGAAGCGACCAATGAAGATATCTTGACCGCGTACGCGCCGGAGATCGAACGGCTGAAGAACCAAGGGGGCTACGTCACCGCCGACGTGATCAACGTCAATCCCGAGACCCCCAACCTCGACGCGTTGCTCGCTAAGTTTGACAAAGAACATACCCACAGCGAAGACGAAGTCCGCTTCACCGTCAAAGGGCAAGGCGTCTTCCACATCAACCCGCCGGAAGGCCCGGTCTTTTCGGTCCTGGTCGAGTCGGGCGACTTGATCAACGTGCCCGCCAACATGAAACATTGGTTCACCCTGTGCGACGAAAAGACGATTCGCTGCATTCGCCTGTTTGAAGATCCCAGCGGCTGGACTCCGCACTACATGGACGCCGGCGTCCACGAAAAGTATTCGCCGCTCTGCTGGGGCCCCGACTACATTCCGAAAGCGGACGATCTCGACCCGGTGGTGAAGCCTTGA
- the mtnB gene encoding methylthioribulose 1-phosphate dehydratase, producing MENVSLGGASLGQPHPALIGQEAEIDALRETGTYFFQRGWSVGTSSNYSAVLQQDPLQLVLTASGMDKGRLTRADFVRVNDQGKQVDVTGSATTDQPKSSAETLLHVVAAQHRSGVGAILHTHSIWGTLLSDHFFDEGGFAIEGYEMLKGLAGVKTHEHTEWVPVFDNTQDIPVLAEQVAARLADQSQPPIHGYLIRRHGLYTWGADVAEARRHIEIYEFLFETVVRRMMLCGELRSAASAV from the coding sequence ATGGAAAACGTCTCCCTTGGGGGCGCTTCGCTCGGCCAGCCCCACCCTGCCCTGATTGGCCAAGAAGCGGAAATTGACGCCCTTCGCGAAACCGGCACTTACTTCTTCCAGCGCGGTTGGTCAGTCGGAACCAGCAGCAACTACAGCGCCGTGCTGCAGCAAGATCCGCTGCAACTGGTGCTGACCGCTAGCGGCATGGACAAAGGGCGGTTAACGCGGGCCGACTTTGTGCGGGTCAACGACCAGGGCAAACAGGTCGACGTCACCGGCTCCGCCACCACCGATCAGCCGAAGTCATCGGCCGAGACGCTGTTGCATGTGGTCGCCGCCCAGCACCGGTCGGGCGTCGGCGCGATTCTGCATACCCATTCGATCTGGGGCACCTTGTTGTCGGACCACTTCTTCGACGAAGGAGGCTTCGCGATCGAAGGGTACGAGATGCTCAAAGGTCTGGCCGGCGTCAAGACGCACGAGCATACCGAGTGGGTGCCGGTCTTCGACAACACGCAAGACATTCCGGTCTTGGCCGAGCAGGTCGCCGCCCGGTTGGCCGATCAATCGCAACCGCCGATCCATGGCTATTTGATCCGCCGCCATGGGCTATATACCTGGGGCGCCGACGTCGCCGAAGCGCGACGCCACATCGAGATTTACGAGTTTCTGTTTGAAACGGTGGTTCGTCGCATGATGCTATGCGGCGAACTGCGCAGCGCCGCTTCGGCCGTTTAA